The Deltaproteobacteria bacterium region AACTCCTTGTCGGCGATGTGCGCGCCCTCGCCAGCGCCGCTCTCGACGTGAATCTCGAGCTTCAGCTTGGCGATGAGCTTCTTGACGGTTTCTGGAACGATAGCGACTCGGGTCTCTCCATCGAGTCGCTCCTTGGGAACGAAGAGCTTCATCCGTACGTCTCCGGGTTGCTGGATGGGGGGCTAGGCGTAGTAACGGAACACGAGCTCGGCGACCATCGCGGGCTTCTCACCGCCCTCGATCTCCATGGCACCCTGGTAGATGACCTGGAAGCCGCCCTTGATCTCCTCGACGTCGCCGACGGTCAGCCCGAGGCGGACCTTGCTGCCGGTGGGCACCGGGGAGGGGAAGCGGACCTTGTTGAGTCCATAGTTGATGGTCATCTTCGCGCCCTGCACGTCGATGACCTGATGGTAGAGATACGGCACCAGCGAGAGGGTGAGGTACCCGTGGGCGATCGTGCCGCCGAACTGGGTCTCCTTCGCCGCACGCTCGGCGTCGATGTGGATCCACTGGTGGTCGAGGGTGGCGTCGGCGAAGGCGGTGACCCGCGCCTGATCCACCTCGATCCATTCAGAGTTTCCGAGGGAGCGGCCCTTCAGGGCCAGGAGCTCGTTCAGGTCCTTGACGACCTCTGCGGACATCGAGTGGCCTCCTGTTGATCGGGGTGGCGCAAGGGAACGCGAATCCCCCGGTCTGTCAAGGCCGCTCGACGCCCGCGATCACCTCCTGAACGGCGGGAGGAAGAGCGAAGGCAGCGGCATGCACGGCGGCGGAATAGTAGGCACATCCCGACAGGGCGTCAGCCCGGTTAACGTCAACCTCGGCCGGGTCGTCCCCGGGGGTGGCGATGACCAGATTCCACAGTCCTCCCGGGTAGATGGCCGACCAGCACTGGTAGGCCCGGACCCGCTCGAAGACCTCGCCCAGACCTCGCAGGGCGAGCTGGAGGGCCCGCGGCAGGAAGAACCAGGAGCCCGCCTGAACGGCGACCGCGCCGCCGGGCTGGAGGAGACCCGCGAGGCCCTCGTAGAAGGCCCGGGTGAAGAGGGCCTCGCCCGGGCCCACCGGGTCGGTGCTGTCCACCACGATCAGGTCGTAGCGCTCCCCCGTGTCCTGGACGAACCTCGCCCCGTCCACCACCTGGAGGTGGAAGCGGGGATCGTCCTCCAGGGGGCCCTCCCCGACCGGCCGGCGCCAGATCGAGGGAAGGAGCTCCCGGGCCGCCCTCGGCACCTCGGGGTCGAGCTCGACCAGGTCGACCCGCACGACGTCGGGGTGGCGCAGGGCCTCCCGGGCCGCGCCCCCGTCGCCGCCGCCGATGACGAGCACCTTTCGCTCGCCGTCGCGGCTGCCCTTCCGGCAGAGCCCCGGGTGCACGATGAGCTCGTGGTAGGCCGCCTCGTCGGCCTCGGCCACCTGGACGGCGTGGTCGAGCACCATCAGGCGCCCGAGCCGGGCGGTCTGCAGCACCCGGAGGTGCTGGTAGGGGGTCTGGAGGTCCCGCAGGACCCCCTGCACCTCTACCGACCAGAGGAGGCCGTCACCCCAGCTGTCCGTGTACCAGCGCCCGTCGGGAGATAGGCCATCCCGGCGAACCTGGATGGGTGCAGTCAAGTGGCGGCCTCGGCCCGCGGCAGGAGCGCGTTCTCGTGCTGGGTGCTCTGGTTGGTCTTCATCCGCAGAGGGATCGTCCCCCTCACCTCCTCGCGGTACTCGAAGTGCGAGGCGCCGAAGCGCTCCTGGAGGATCTCCGCCAGGAGAGAGAGGGCCGTGGTGTCGTTGCAGGTGAAGAGGTCCACCGCGGCGAAGCCGTGCTCGGGCCAGGTGTGGACGGCCAGGTGGCTCTCGGCGATCACCACGACGCCGCTGACGCCGTAGGGCGAGAAGTTGTGGAAGACCTCCTCCACCACGGTGCACTCGAGCTCCACGGCCGTCTGTTTCAAGAGCTCCTGGAGGGTCGCGCCATCGTTGAGGATGGCGGGGTCACAGCCATAGAGATCCAGGAGCGCATGGCGGCCGAGGGTCTGCATCCTTTGGGGCCTCCCAGGTGTTGAGGGGCGGCTCGGAGTCGAACCACCCGGCGACGATCTGTGGATGAGCCCGACACTCCTATCAATAAGGAAGGCCGGAAGGCGGGCTTTTAAGGAAACGAGGCCCGGGGTGTCAAGAGAAGGTGGAAAATCGCGGGCTTCGGCGGCGCCGGAGAGGTGCAGTCGACCTCGCTTCGAGCTATTTTCGAGGGGCACCATGAGCCAGCACCCGCCACCGCCCCCCGCCGAGGCCGAAGGGGACACCTCCCCCCGTGCGCTCGCGGGCAGGCCCGTGCACGAGCTGCTGGAGCGGGCGACCCGCACCGGGGTCGGCCGGGCGCTGGGGCGGCGCTTCCTCGCGGCCCTGCGGGGCTCGGAGGATCCGGACGCGCAGGTCGGCGCGGTGCTGCTGCTCTTCCACCTGGCCCGCCGGGGCGACTCGGTCGCCCAGATCGAGTTCATGCTCCTGCGACCCTCCCTCGAGGAGACGATCCCCTACAAGCCACCCGACTTCCTCGGCCGGGACGTCGAGCTCAACCGGCTCTGGGACGACGTGCAGGAGGCCATGACCCGGGCCGATCCCCGGGATCGGGTCCCGGTCTTCCCCTTCAAGGTCGGGCCCTCCCCCGAGGTGGCCCTCTTCGAGGGGCTGCCCGAGCTGCGGAGCCTGGTGACCTCCACCCTGGGTCAGGATCTGCGCCAGCAGGCGGTGAGGCTGGGGGCGATGCTCGACCTCGAGAGCGCCGAGGACATCGAGCGCCTCGAGAGCTTCCTGCGCTCGGTCGGGGCCTGGGCCGCGCTCGAGCCGGAGGCCCGCGGCCTCGCCTGCCTCGGTCACCTCTACCTGGCCGTCCACCTCCGCCGCCACACCATGTTCTCCACCCTCAACGAGCGCCGCAGCGACGCTCTCCGGATCGGCCTCTCGGCCCTCGGGGCCAGCCTCGACTCCCTCCAGATCGCGGCGGCCTTCCTCGCGGCGGAGGGGGATCACGTCGAGGGCCACCAGAAGGTCCTCGAGCTGATCATCGACTACCTGGGCTGGTGTCACCGTCAGGGGCTCGACCCCCTGGCCCCCGAGGCCATCGAGGCCTACGCCGGGGAGGGCCGCCTGCCCGAGATGGTGCTCGCGGGTGGAAGGAGACGCCGCCGATGAGACATCCTCGCTCCCTGCTCCTGATCGTCCTGCTCGCCCTGACCCTCCTCCTCCCGGCGGCCGCCCGGGCCGACGACATCGACGTCGAGCTCGACGGGGTCGTCGGCAAGAAGAAGACGCCGGTCCTGACCCTGCGGGTGAACCGGAAGGTGAAGAGCCTGCAGCTGGAGCTCACCTCCGAGCAGGGCGGGCGGGCCAGCCTCCAGCGCCGGATCGTGCCCGCCGGGGGCAAGCTGCGAATCCCCCTGCAGGCGACCCGCGGCCTGCACCGCTGGAGCGGCACGCTCTCGGTCGCCTTCGCCGACGGTGGGGACGGCGAGATGCCGCTCTCCTTCACCACCTCCAACGCCGGCCCGCTGGAGCTGAAGGCCCGCGGCGAGCGGGAGAAGCTCCTGGCGGGCGAGCTCGAGTTCGGCGTCGATCGCCTGCCGGTGAAGGCCCGCGTCAGCGTGAGCGGGCTGGGGGGCACGGTGCTGGCCGAGCAGGAGCAGTCCTTCGGTGAGGGAGACGACGCGAGCGCGCTGAAGATCGTCTGGACCGTCCCCGAGGGCGCCGGAGAGATCGTCAAGATCGAGCTGAAGGTCGAGGACGAGGTCGGCTACCACAACGGCATCGCTTACTTCCCCTGGCAGGTGGTCATCCCCCACGAGGAGGTGATCTTCGCCTCCGGCAAGTCCGAGATCACCGCCGAAGAGGCGCCCAAGCTCGAGGCGGTGCTGGAGCAGATCCGGGAGATG contains the following coding sequences:
- a CDS encoding MaoC family dehydratase — its product is MSAEVVKDLNELLALKGRSLGNSEWIEVDQARVTAFADATLDHQWIHIDAERAAKETQFGGTIAHGYLTLSLVPYLYHQVIDVQGAKMTINYGLNKVRFPSPVPTGSKVRLGLTVGDVEEIKGGFQVIYQGAMEIEGGEKPAMVAELVFRYYA
- the speE gene encoding polyamine aminopropyltransferase, translated to MTAPIQVRRDGLSPDGRWYTDSWGDGLLWSVEVQGVLRDLQTPYQHLRVLQTARLGRLMVLDHAVQVAEADEAAYHELIVHPGLCRKGSRDGERKVLVIGGGDGGAAREALRHPDVVRVDLVELDPEVPRAARELLPSIWRRPVGEGPLEDDPRFHLQVVDGARFVQDTGERYDLIVVDSTDPVGPGEALFTRAFYEGLAGLLQPGGAVAVQAGSWFFLPRALQLALRGLGEVFERVRAYQCWSAIYPGGLWNLVIATPGDDPAEVDVNRADALSGCAYYSAAVHAAAFALPPAVQEVIAGVERP
- the speD gene encoding adenosylmethionine decarboxylase — translated: MQTLGRHALLDLYGCDPAILNDGATLQELLKQTAVELECTVVEEVFHNFSPYGVSGVVVIAESHLAVHTWPEHGFAAVDLFTCNDTTALSLLAEILQERFGASHFEYREEVRGTIPLRMKTNQSTQHENALLPRAEAAT
- a CDS encoding OmpA family protein — translated: MRHPRSLLLIVLLALTLLLPAAARADDIDVELDGVVGKKKTPVLTLRVNRKVKSLQLELTSEQGGRASLQRRIVPAGGKLRIPLQATRGLHRWSGTLSVAFADGGDGEMPLSFTTSNAGPLELKARGEREKLLAGELEFGVDRLPVKARVSVSGLGGTVLAEQEQSFGEGDDASALKIVWTVPEGAGEIVKIELKVEDEVGYHNGIAYFPWQVVIPHEEVIFASGKSEITAEEAPKLEAVLEQIREMARKYGSTGDATLWIAGHTDTVAAPDFNQKLSEARALAIGRYFTRKGITLPIRYRGFGESALAVATPDETDEAANRRAEYVIAAEDPYVGRAVSGSWKKLR